A single Candidatus Angelobacter sp. DNA region contains:
- a CDS encoding TolC family protein gives MKLSKRDSGFAIAVAFVCVTAGPPAFPAEKPPESGAVNESTNASEAFPIDLPTTLRLAGAQNLDVQIARERLAEARANHDSATAQFFPWLSPGAAYRRHENRIQAVDGPIFDADKQSYTVGGALTAQMDLGDAIYKSLASKQLVEAASHALDAQRQDAVLAAAQGYFELAFAQAAVNVAKESTAISLDYETQVGHAVEIGLAFKGDHLRVRVQTQRNRLALRQAVEQQRIAGARLAQTLHLRPAVELTANDSDLAPLTLVNTNAPLDDLVRESFAARPELKQSQALVAAARDAKNGAVYGPLVPSIGGQASVGGLGGGRNNDTGNFGDQEDYSIGLGWRIGPGGLFDFSRKRAAEARLQGTTLTGQKIRDEIGRQVVEAFTRLQSSSDQIETARQALTAAEEGLRLAQTRKEFAVGVVLENLQAEQDLTRARLDYFKAVAEFNKAQYALHKALGRL, from the coding sequence GCGTGACGGCCGGGCCTCCCGCTTTTCCGGCGGAGAAACCGCCCGAATCCGGCGCGGTCAACGAATCCACGAATGCAAGTGAAGCGTTTCCCATTGACCTTCCCACCACCCTCCGGCTGGCGGGCGCGCAAAACCTTGACGTGCAGATTGCGCGCGAACGGCTGGCCGAAGCGCGGGCAAACCACGACAGCGCGACTGCCCAATTCTTTCCCTGGCTGTCGCCGGGAGCCGCTTACCGACGACACGAGAACCGAATACAAGCCGTGGACGGACCAATTTTCGACGCCGACAAACAATCCTACACGGTCGGCGGCGCGCTCACTGCGCAAATGGATCTGGGGGACGCTATTTACAAGTCGCTGGCGTCGAAACAACTGGTTGAAGCCGCGAGCCATGCGCTCGACGCGCAGCGACAGGACGCCGTGCTGGCCGCTGCGCAGGGCTATTTTGAACTCGCATTCGCCCAGGCAGCGGTGAACGTCGCAAAGGAATCCACCGCGATTTCGCTCGATTACGAGACACAGGTCGGCCACGCCGTCGAAATCGGCCTCGCGTTCAAGGGAGATCATCTTCGCGTCCGGGTGCAAACACAACGCAACCGGCTCGCGCTTCGGCAGGCAGTGGAACAACAGAGGATCGCGGGCGCCCGCCTGGCACAGACGCTTCATCTCCGGCCGGCGGTGGAGCTGACCGCCAACGACTCTGATCTGGCCCCGCTGACGCTGGTGAACACCAATGCGCCGCTCGATGATTTGGTGCGCGAATCATTTGCCGCCCGACCGGAATTGAAACAGAGCCAGGCACTGGTGGCGGCAGCGCGCGACGCGAAGAACGGCGCCGTATACGGTCCGCTCGTTCCTTCAATTGGCGGGCAGGCGTCCGTCGGGGGATTGGGGGGCGGCAGGAACAACGATACCGGCAATTTCGGTGACCAGGAAGACTACTCGATCGGGCTCGGGTGGCGGATTGGACCGGGCGGCTTGTTTGATTTCAGCCGCAAGCGGGCCGCCGAGGCGCGATTGCAGGGAACGACATTGACCGGGCAAAAGATCCGCGACGAAATCGGACGGCAAGTGGTGGAAGCATTCACGAGACTGCAGTCATCATCCGATCAGATTGAAACGGCAAGACAGGCGCTCACCGCCGCCGAAGAAGGGTTGCGTCTGGCGCAGACTCGAAAAGAGTTCGCGGTGGGTGTTGTACTTGAAAACCTCCAGGCCGAGCAGGACCTGACCCGTGCCAGGTTGGATTATTTCAAGGCCGTTGCAGAATTCAACAAGGCGCAATACGCCCTGCACAAAGCTCTTGGGAGACTTTAG